Proteins encoded by one window of Rhodamnia argentea isolate NSW1041297 chromosome 6, ASM2092103v1, whole genome shotgun sequence:
- the LOC115734177 gene encoding hexokinase-3-like isoform X1, giving the protein MGRIGVGAMAVVGLVAVAAVAVAGVAVGRSVRSRRRWRRVLGVLRELEDACETPVGRLRQVVDAMAVEMHAGLASEGGSKLKMLLTFVDTLPNGNEKGIYYALDLGGTNFRVLQVQLEGRRSSIFPPEVEQQPIPQHLMTSTREDLFDFIAASLKEFVERKEVSFGYSPEKRRELGFTVSFPVKQTSVSSGILIRWTKGFAIHDMVGKDIAESLQLALARNGLNMRVVALVNDTVGTLALGHYHDPDTVAAVIIGTGTNACYVERTDAIIKCQGLVTTSGLMVRFKFTVVNMEWGSFWSSHLPRTSYDIDLDAESPNPNEQGFEKMISGMYLGEIVRRVILRMSQESDIFGASLSNLSIPFILRTPLMAAMHEDNSPDLREVDEKWREMLEVPEVPKKARKVIVKVCDIVTRRAARLAAAGIVGILKKIGRDGGSITGGRSRGDARMRRSVVAIEGGLYTSYTMFREYLLEALREILGEDDARHVILKVTEDGSGLGAALLAAASHSSTPPPNTVDSVQMP; this is encoded by the exons ATGGGGAGGATAGGGGTGGGGGCGATGGCGGTGGTGGggttggtggcggtggcggcggtcgCGGTGGCGGGGGTGGCGGTGGGCAGGAGTGTGAGGagcaggaggaggtggaggagggttTTGGGCGTGTTGAGGGAGCTCGAGGATGCGTGCGAGACGCCGGTGGGGAGGCTGAGGCAGGTGGTGGATGCTATGGCCGTTGAGATGCACGCGGGTTTGGCCTCCGAGGGTGGCTCGAAGCTCAAGATGTTGCTCACTTTCGTCGATACTCTCCCCAATGG gaatgaaaaaggaatttATTATGCACTTGATCTTGGAGGCACCAATTTTAGGGTTCTCCAGGTTCAGCTGGAAGGCAGAAGGTCCTCAATCTTCCCTCCTGAGGTGGAACAACAACCCATTCCCCAACATTTGATGACCAGTACGAGAGAG GATCTTTTTGACTTTATAGCCGCTTCACTGAAGGAGTTTGTTGAGAGAAAAGAAGTCAGCTTTGGATATTCaccagaaaaaagaagggaactTGGATTCACAGTCTCATTTCCTGTGAAGCAAACTTCTGTTTCATCCGGGATTTTAATCAGATGGACAAAGGGATTTGCTATTCACGACATG GTTGGAAAAGATATTGCTGAAAGTTTGCAACTAGCATTGGCGAGGAATGGCCTAAATATGCGAGTTGTAGCATTG GTAAATGACACCGTTGGAACACTAGCTCTCGGACATTATCATGATCCGGACACGGTTGCTGCAGTAATCATTGGAACGGGTACAAATGCCTGCTATGTTGAGCGAACAGATGCTATTATTAAATGCCAGGGTCTTGTTACAACTTCTGGGTTAATGGTACGCTTCAAATTTACC GTTGTGAACATGGAATGGGGAAGTTTCTGGTCTTCCCATTTACCAAGAACTTCTTATGATATTGATTTAGATGCTGAGAGTCCCAACCCCAACGAACAG ggttttgaaaaaatgatatcTGGAATGTATCTGGGAGAAATTGTGAGGAGAGTGATCCTCAGGATGTCCCAAGAGTCTGATATTTTCGGTGCCTCTTTGTCAAATTTGTCAATTCCATTCATTTTGAg AACTCCATTAATGGCTGCTATGCACGAAGATAACTCCCCAGATTTGAGAGAAGTAGATGAAAAATGGAGAGAGATGCTGGAA GTTCCGGAAGTCCCTAAAAAAGCACGGAAGGTGATTGTGAAGGTATGCGACATAGTGACCCGCAGAGCCGCCCGCTTGGCTGCTGCTGGTATCGTGGGGATCTTGAAGAAAATAGGTCGGGACGGTGGAAGCATCACCGGCGGAAGAAGTAGAGGAGACGCCCGGATGAGAAGATCGGTTGTGGCGATAGAAGGTGGTTTGTACACCAGCTACACCATGTTCAGAGAATATCTGCTTGAAGCCTTGAGAGAGATTCTGGGGGAAGACGATGCACGACATGTCATTCTTAAAGTCACTGAAGACGGTTCGGGCCTCGGAGCGGCCCTCCTCGCGGCGGCCTCGCATTCGTCGACACCACCACCCAACACTGTGGATAGCGTACAGATGCCTTAG
- the LOC115734177 gene encoding hexokinase-3-like isoform X2, with protein MGRIGVGAMAVVGLVAVAAVAVAGVAVGRSVRSRRRWRRVLGVLRELEDACETPVGRLRQVVDAMAVEMHAGLASEGGSKLKMLLTFVDTLPNGNEKGIYYALDLGGTNFRVLQVQLEGRRSSIFPPEVEQQPIPQHLMTSTREDLFDFIAASLKEFVERKEVSFGYSPEKRRELGFTVSFPVKQTSVSSGILIRWTKGFAIHDMVGKDIAESLQLALARNGLNMRVVALVNDTVGTLALGHYHDPDTVAAVIIGTGTNACYVERTDAIIKCQGLVTTSGLMVVNMEWGSFWSSHLPRTSYDIDLDAESPNPNEQGFEKMISGMYLGEIVRRVILRMSQESDIFGASLSNLSIPFILRTPLMAAMHEDNSPDLREVDEKWREMLEVPEVPKKARKVIVKVCDIVTRRAARLAAAGIVGILKKIGRDGGSITGGRSRGDARMRRSVVAIEGGLYTSYTMFREYLLEALREILGEDDARHVILKVTEDGSGLGAALLAAASHSSTPPPNTVDSVQMP; from the exons ATGGGGAGGATAGGGGTGGGGGCGATGGCGGTGGTGGggttggtggcggtggcggcggtcgCGGTGGCGGGGGTGGCGGTGGGCAGGAGTGTGAGGagcaggaggaggtggaggagggttTTGGGCGTGTTGAGGGAGCTCGAGGATGCGTGCGAGACGCCGGTGGGGAGGCTGAGGCAGGTGGTGGATGCTATGGCCGTTGAGATGCACGCGGGTTTGGCCTCCGAGGGTGGCTCGAAGCTCAAGATGTTGCTCACTTTCGTCGATACTCTCCCCAATGG gaatgaaaaaggaatttATTATGCACTTGATCTTGGAGGCACCAATTTTAGGGTTCTCCAGGTTCAGCTGGAAGGCAGAAGGTCCTCAATCTTCCCTCCTGAGGTGGAACAACAACCCATTCCCCAACATTTGATGACCAGTACGAGAGAG GATCTTTTTGACTTTATAGCCGCTTCACTGAAGGAGTTTGTTGAGAGAAAAGAAGTCAGCTTTGGATATTCaccagaaaaaagaagggaactTGGATTCACAGTCTCATTTCCTGTGAAGCAAACTTCTGTTTCATCCGGGATTTTAATCAGATGGACAAAGGGATTTGCTATTCACGACATG GTTGGAAAAGATATTGCTGAAAGTTTGCAACTAGCATTGGCGAGGAATGGCCTAAATATGCGAGTTGTAGCATTG GTAAATGACACCGTTGGAACACTAGCTCTCGGACATTATCATGATCCGGACACGGTTGCTGCAGTAATCATTGGAACGGGTACAAATGCCTGCTATGTTGAGCGAACAGATGCTATTATTAAATGCCAGGGTCTTGTTACAACTTCTGGGTTAATG GTTGTGAACATGGAATGGGGAAGTTTCTGGTCTTCCCATTTACCAAGAACTTCTTATGATATTGATTTAGATGCTGAGAGTCCCAACCCCAACGAACAG ggttttgaaaaaatgatatcTGGAATGTATCTGGGAGAAATTGTGAGGAGAGTGATCCTCAGGATGTCCCAAGAGTCTGATATTTTCGGTGCCTCTTTGTCAAATTTGTCAATTCCATTCATTTTGAg AACTCCATTAATGGCTGCTATGCACGAAGATAACTCCCCAGATTTGAGAGAAGTAGATGAAAAATGGAGAGAGATGCTGGAA GTTCCGGAAGTCCCTAAAAAAGCACGGAAGGTGATTGTGAAGGTATGCGACATAGTGACCCGCAGAGCCGCCCGCTTGGCTGCTGCTGGTATCGTGGGGATCTTGAAGAAAATAGGTCGGGACGGTGGAAGCATCACCGGCGGAAGAAGTAGAGGAGACGCCCGGATGAGAAGATCGGTTGTGGCGATAGAAGGTGGTTTGTACACCAGCTACACCATGTTCAGAGAATATCTGCTTGAAGCCTTGAGAGAGATTCTGGGGGAAGACGATGCACGACATGTCATTCTTAAAGTCACTGAAGACGGTTCGGGCCTCGGAGCGGCCCTCCTCGCGGCGGCCTCGCATTCGTCGACACCACCACCCAACACTGTGGATAGCGTACAGATGCCTTAG